One Lachancea thermotolerans CBS 6340 chromosome B complete sequence genomic window, GTGACACATACAAAAAATATATCATTCCGGGAGCCCCTATTCCTGAGTGTGATAAGTCGCTTACATTCTAGCGCCTGCTTTCGGCATCCTGACCAACTGCTTCGACAACCCGCTCCGCACAACGCTCCCACAACCCGGCCATGACAACGTACGTGAAGCTGGTCAAGGGCGCCACCAAGATCAAGATGGCGCCCCCGAAGGCCAAGTACGTTGACCCCATCCTGCTAGGCACCGCCGACCCACATGAGTTCCGTGAGATCATGAACGCGCTGGACGCCAGAGTCCAAGACACCGCCTGGACCATTGTGTACAAGAGCCTGATCGTGGTGCACCTGATGATACGCGAGGGCGAGCCTCTCGTCACCATCAAGTACCTCTCCAAGAACCAGGACTTTTTCAGCCTGAAAGACATCTTCCACTCGAAGCTCTCGTCCGGCGACCTGCAGGCACTCCGCCGCTACCGGGACTACCTGAGGACCCGCTGCGTGGAGTACGCGAACACCGGCAAGGACTACGTGCGCGAAAACAACTCGAGTCTAACGACGTCTGCGGCCAGCGATCCCAAGCTGTCCCTCAGCCACGTTGAGTCGCTGGAGGCGCAGATATCCGCGCTTATCAAGAACAGGTACTCCCAGTACGATCTCGGCAACGACCTGCTGCTCACCGCATTTCGCCTGCTGGTGCAGGACCTGCTTGTGCTGTACAACTCCCTGAATGAGGGCATAATTACGCTTTTGGAGAGCTTTTTCGAACTCACGCACCAGGACGCGGAGCGCACGCTCAAACTCTACAAGCGCTTCGTGGAGCTAACAGAAAGCGTTGTCAAGTACCTGAAGACAGGCAAGGCTGTTGGGCTCAAGATCCCCGTTATCAAGCACATCACAACGAAGCTAATTCGCTCGCTCGAGGAGCACTTGAAGGacgacaacaacaaccaTGGGCAGAACTTTTCGAGCAGCGACTCGAAGACCCCCGCCCAACGGGAATTGGAGCAGATTCGCGAGCAAAAAAGACAGCTGGAGGAGCAAATGAAAACTCAGCAGCAAATGATTATATCGCCCACCATTCCTCAACAACAGACGGGTTACAACCCTTTTGCCGAGGGATTCTCCTTCGAGCAACCTGCCGCAGCACAGCCCATCGCAACGCAGCCCACCAGCAACCCGTTCATGGCGCAGGCACAGGTGCCGCAGCATACTGCTCAGCCCCTGCAGTATCAACAGACTCAGCAGGCCGTGCAGCCGCTTCAGTATCAACAGACTCAGCAGACCGTGCAGCCGCTTCAGTACCAACAAACGCAGCAGACGCCAGCCGTGGGGCAACTCCAGCAAGTCTCGACGACAGGTCAATTTCAGCAAACGCCCATGGCCGGTCAGTTCCAAGCTGCCCAGCATATGGCCCAACAGGCTCCCCAGCAGGTACCTCAGCAAATGTCTCAGCAGATGCCCCAAGCAGACCAATATCAGCAGGCGCagatgcagcagcagacACAAGTGCCCCAGCAGACGCCACAGGCGTTCCAATACCAACATACTCAGGGTCCTCAACAGGCATCCCCGGGCGAGCACTTCCAGCCTTTCCAATCCCTGAACCCGCAGACTGCGCAGCCCTCGCCCCAGCTGCAGTCTGCGTCCACTggctttttcagctccaACACTCAAGTTACTCCCAGTTTTACGGGCGCAGGGTTCGGTGGCTACTACTCGCCTGACACGGGTGCGGGTGCGGCTTCTGGTCCAGGTCCTGCCCCGGCACCGGTGCAAACCGCTATGCCGACTGGCTCAAACAATCCTTTTTCGATGGAAAACATTGCAAGATCGAAAGACGAACGCGAGCGTGTCAATCCGTTCTCACAAACTAATCAGAGCCCAGCTCTTAATTCATCGGCCGCCGCCAATCCGTTCGACAAGCCTATGCAGAACCACCACACCTTCGGAGGCCTAGAAAACATGCCCACTGTCTCAGTCTTCCCCCAGACTCGGTCCCAGACAACTCAGCTGCAACAGGCGCAGATACAGCCCCAGCACACCCAGCTCCAATTCCAACAGCCCCAGCAGGCTTATGGTCATCCTCAGCAATCGTCCCTGAACCCGTATACTCAGGCTCAACAGAATCtacagcagcaacagcagcagcagcagcagtacGGCAACCTTCAATACTCTCGTCCAGGTGAAGGCCCTAACCTCATCGACATCTGAACTGTATAATATAATCTTTTCCGTGAAGAGCTCGTAGACGGTCCAGCATCTTGAGTTCGCTCAGCGGCTAACTCACGTGCTAGCCAACGCTATATAGTCGCCAACGACGGCGCCATACGTCATAACGGCTTCGAACAATCACGTGTGCGTATAAGAGCAAGCGCTATTTTTTCCAGggtttttttggcttccgcgggcttcttgttgcaCATGCCGTTCCCGAAGCTGAGCAAGAAGACGTATTCGACCAAAAAAACAGGAAGCTGACCACGAGATGGCTCTATTTCAACCTGGTGATGGATGCTCATGCGAATAGGAGCTATATAAGAACAAATGGTCGACAATAGGCGTAAAAGCGGCCTTTGAGAATAAGGTTCCACTTGTTTGCGTCAGTGAAGATATACAGTGTAACTGAGGGATCCATAATTTACGAATTGCGAGATCGATCGTACACTGCAGAGACTGGCAACGTAACGGCACAATGACTCAAGAAACCGTGTATGGAGTCGCGTTCAGATCGGTTGCGACCGCTGACGAAAGCGCGTACAGAAGCGCTATAAAGTTTTACCACAAGCTAGGATTTTCCACTGTGAAAACCTACGACAAGTTCAGAGGCAACAAGGAGGCTGCGACCTCCGGCACCGCCCAGGGCTCCGTGAAGGAGACCTGGCTGgaaagcttcaagctgaGCGAAGTGGACAGCAATGGCTTCCGCATCCCTCAGCAAGAGGCCACGAACCACGAGCAGAGTGATGGTGCTCTTCTTAAGATCAGACTAGTGGCTCACCAGCCCCTGGAGGCCAAAAACTCCCGGGTTACCTACTACTCCGCATCCATTGATGAGGTTTCCAAGGCTTTCCCAGacgccaagaagctcgaaaatgGCGAGTACGCCTTGAATGATCCATTGGGCTACGAACTTCGCTTGTCAGGCTACGTTAGAGCCGGTGACAAGAAGACCGTCGACAAGgagttcttcttggacGAGTCTAAGACTCCAGCTGACTATCTAAAGGGCCAGAACCTGTCTCCTAATCAGATTCCAGGTGCCACCTCTACTggcatcaagaagaagattgcTGTCATGACTTCCGGTGGTGACTCTCCAGGTATGAACTCTGCTGTCCGTGCTGTGGTCAGAGCAGGTATTTACTACGGCTGCGACGTGTTCGCTGTTTACGAAGGTTACGAGGGTCTGCTAAAAGGTGGTGatctcttgaagaagatggaaTGGAAAGACGTTAGAGGCTGGCTCAGCGAGGGTGGTACTTTGATTGGTACCGCTCGTTGCATGGAGTTCAGAGAACGTTGGGGCCGTAAACAAGCTGCCGGCAACCTTATTTCTGAGGGTATTGACGCTCTTGTGGTTTGTGGTGGTGATGGCTCCCTAACGGGTGCTGACCTGTTCAGATCTGAGTGGCCATCTTTGGTGGAGGAGCTTGTCAAGGACGGTAAATTTACCGAGAAGCAAGTCGAACCATacagaaacttgaagattGTGGGTCTTGTGGGCTCCATCGACAACGATATGTCTGGTACTGACTCTACAATTGGTGCTTATTCTGCCCTGGAAAGAATTTGTGAGATGGTCGACTACATCGACGCTACTGCCAAATCCCACTCGAGAGCTTTCGTCGTCGAGGTTATGGGAAGACACTGTGGTTGGTTGGCTTTGATGGCCGGTATTGCTACAGGTGCCGACTACATCTTCGTTCCAGAAAGAGCTGCGCCTGCTGGCAAATGGCAAgaagagttgaagaaggtgtGTCAGGCCCACAGAGAGAAGGGCCGTAGAAACAACACTGTTATTGTTGCTGAAGGTGCCCTAGACAACAACTTGAAACCAATCACCTCTGAGCAGGTTAAGGATGCTTTGGTTGAGTTGGGACTCGACACCAAGATCACAACTTTGGGTCATGTCCAAAGAGGTGGTACAGCTGTGGCTCACGACAGATGGCTCGCTACCTTGCAGGGTGTCGACGCTGTGAAAGCCGTTTTGGAGATGACTCCTGAAACACCATCTCCATTGATTGgtattttggaaaacaaaatcatcAGAATGCCACTAATGGAGTCTGTTAAGCTCACTAAGAGTGTTGCCGAGGCAATCGAGaacaaagactttgacAAAGCCATCTCTTTGCGTGACACCGAGTTTATTGAACTATACGAGAATTTCATCTCAACTACTGTTAAGGATGACGGTTCCGAGAGGTTGCCCGAGGACCAAAGACTAAACATCGCTATCGTTCACGTTGGTGCTCCTTCCGCCGCCTTGAATGCCGCGACTCGTGCTGCCACCCTGTACTGTCTCTCCCGTGGCCACAAGCCTTCTGCTATCTTGAACGGTTTCAGCGGTTTGATTCAAACTGGTGAAATCAAGGAGCTTTCTTGGATTGATGTCGAGAACTGGCACAACTTGGGTGGTTCTGAGATTGGAACTAACAGATCCGTGGCTAGTGAAGACATGGGATCAATCGCTTACCActtccagaagaacaagttcGATGGTGTCATTATTTTGGGTGGCTTTGAGGGtttcaagtccttgaagGAGCTACGTGACGCCCGTGCTCAGTACCCTATCTTCAACATCCCAATGGTTTTGATTCCTTCCACTGTTTCGAACAACGTTCCTGGCACCGAATACTCTCTAGGTGTTGACACTTGTCTCAACACTCTGGTCAACTACACAGATGCTATTAAGCAGTCCGCGTCAGCCACTAgaagaagagtttttgttgttgaagtgCAAGGTGGCCACTCTGGTTACATTGCCTCTTTCACTGGTCTCGTAACAGGAGCTGTGTCAGTTTACACTCCCGAGGATCAGATTGACCTAAAGAGTATAAGGGAAGACCTTGCTCTTCTCAAGGAGAACTTCCGTCACGACCAGGGCGAGACTCGTAACGGTAAGCTGGTTATTAGAAATGAACAGGCCTCCTCCATTTACACTACCGACCTCCTGGCTGACATCATTGCCGAAGCGTCTAGTGGAAAGTTTGGTGTTAGAACCGCTATTCCAGGCCACGTTCAACAAGGTGGCGTGCCATCTTCTAAGGACCGTGTCACAGGTTCTAGATATGCTGTTAAGTGTGTTAAATTTATTGAGGCCTGGAACAGAAAGAACTCCGACGAACAAAACGAAGACTTTAAGATTTTGAGATTCAAGTACGTTAACGGTGTTAAGGAGTATACCATCCAGGACGAAGATGCTTCCGCTGCCATCATCGCTGTCAACGGCTCTCACATCTCCTTCAAGCCTATTGCTCGCCTGTGGGAAGAAGAGACCAACGTTGAATTGAGAAAGGGTCAAGAAGTCCACTGGGAAGAGTTTAACAAGATTGGAGACATCCTTTCTGGTAGACTTAACTTAAGGAAGGAAGTCGACGCTGGTAAAAGCGCCTAAATTTAATGCCAACTCTACTTATATTATTAGCATCCGGTGTACGATATAGATTGTATGaatgattttgaatgaCAGAAAAGAATTGTTAAGTTAAAAGCTGTCGAGAATGTCTCCGCATCCAGGTATAGGAAAGCCTTTAGGGGTGCTCCAGGCGCAAAAATAAGCTTCCGTAATATGGTCGTCGCTAAGTAAGGTTAAAACCAAGAGCGCAGCCTGATATCAATGCTATTAAGACGGCGCAGACTCGAGATACTTGTGTCACGTTCTCAAATAAACTCCCAAAAAAGCGGATCAAAAGCGTGGGGCAGTATCTGAGTAGTGCGATTGCTAAAAAAGGACGCGCAGCTGGTGGCACAACTCGCAGTAGCCTCGCCAAACTACTCATGGAGGCAGAGAAAACCTTCACTGAAATGTTCAGTGCTTTCAAGTGACTCTCGAAAGTTGTGGTGAAATTTCCGAGGTCTTCATTGATGTGAAGAACCTCCTGTGCTGTAAGGTTAAGATCGGCGTGTACCCTCTGAAATGTACCGTCAAAACTTCTGACCCACAATTCAGCTTTCGCACAAAAGTTTTCATCTAAGTACTCAAGATTCTGAGCTAAGTTCTGTGAGAACTGGCTTAATGGTTTCTCTATATCCTCTCTCAACAGGGGAGTAATAGAATTCTGGACCAACCCCCTGAGATCCTGAATAACAACCAGAGCATCCATATATGTGTTACCGAGAGCTTCATCCAGTTTCGAAAGCTGTTCTGTTGTCTTTGAATAGAAGTCATTAAAACTTTTATCTTTCGATTTTAGTAACGAAATGCTGTCTTCGCTAGCTAATCTGATACTATCTCTCAAAGCTTGTATCTGTATTAGACTTTCAACCTTTAGACTTTTGATTTGATCTCTCGGGCCTGACGCATTAAGTTCGGCGTTCATTTCTTGAATATACTGCTTCAATGCTATGACCTCTTGCCATATGTCTGATTCAAAACTACCAACCTCTCTTTGAACAACTTTAACGTTCTTGTCAAATGCCAGCAGCACGTCCTTCTGATAgtgctcaaaatcttgaaagaacatTGCCTTGCGTGCTGAATAGGAGTTATCAAAGTCACTAAAATATTCCTCAAAGATTCTTTCcactttgaaaagattcttttcagcagctgcctcgtattcttcaaatctACGTTGTAGTTTAAGGTCTAGCACCTCGTTAAAATTCGCATACATTCGAGTGACATTCAAAAAGACGTCTAAGagctgctctttttcaaaaggcAATGAACTTTCATAACACAACGTTGGCAAACGCTGGTAATTGCCACTATATGTTGTCCACCACTGGGCAGAGCTTTTCATTTCGTCTAGgcactttttcaagccatCTTGAGTTGATTTTTGGCAAGATTCAGGCAGCTCATCGAGGCCTGATTCTTGAAATTCACAGAAGGAAAGCTTGATGGCAGCGTTTACTCTCTGCTTCGGATCGATTGTGTCAATGCCATGCTTTATGCACTTGGGCAAAAAATCTCTCAAAGCGTTCATGGCACAAGAGCTCTTGTAAAGCGGAAAATTTAGCTCGACGATCCTTTCCAAGCCGTCAGTGAGTGAGTCTGAGTCGTCTAATGAGAGTAACTTATAGCCTGCTATCTCGAGCCTGTCGGAGTTCCCAAGCCTAAAATAAAAGGCCCACAGTATCACAACTATTACACTAGCTCCCATAGCCTGTCACCCACGCCAGCTACTCGACATTAGCTTTCCTCTGAACTATCGGTATCTCTTTTGTacctttttgagcagctgAAACAAGTCTGAAACTGGAACAGTCTACAAAGGGAAAacaatgttttcaaaattaaaaCTTGTAAATGCCATAGATTGAACACGCATCATGGCATCTGTACAACGGCGGGCAATCTCCCAGTCGTCTTTCTCCAGTGTAGGAGTTAGAACTTGGTGCTCAACTTAAAATATTGAGAAAAACGTGACTATAGcggtttttgaaactttgtGAAGGCGATCAACGTGATAGAGGCTAGATAGAGTTCTTGTGAAGACGTTCCTTACCGGTCTGCTaacctcttcaaaaaggGTCATGATTTAGTGTACATATGCAATTACCAGGTTTGACCTTTAAAGTAATTATGTTATTAAAGGACTGCTTGCAGGCCTGCCATGAAGCACTACTTCCCCTGAGTTGAACGTTGCCCAGCTACCGTGTTTCTCATCTTAATGCTGTAAAcatttttcagcctctGTGATAATATAGTTAGACTTACAGTCCTGTGCTTTTAACGAGACCTGAGGAAGCAGGGACTTCCCCCCTCTGCCCTTGATGGCAATCTCtgccttcaaaacttgctcaagaagttcttccGTATCTGCGTGCTTCAATGCTAATTGCCTTCCAACAAATGAAATTTCTGTGTAATGCGGGATAATCATGGATGTCATAAACTGATGCttatttttcaaagcagccCCCGAAGAAGGAACCTCCATGCTGAACGCACTGCTTTGGTCATAAGCAGCAAGAACGCTTGCATAGAAACTTGGAAACGCATTAGAGTCAATAATGGATAACAGCCGTGCGACCATTGCAAAATTGCCGTTTACAGCATATTGGATGATGAAAGCCTTATTGACTTTAGTAGATAGCGGCATTCCATAGAAGCGGCTGGCTTTTTGATAAAGGACTGTGAGGTGACAACAATTCTTGGCTGAGTCTTTTGTGAGTAGAGAAACCCTTCTTATCATTTGGGGAAGAACCAAATCCCaaatttgttttttgacTTTCGAGTGATCTACGAGGACTAGTAGAGATAGAATTTCATCAAAGTGTCGACAATACGATACCAAAAACTCTGTTATCCGCGGCGTCATTGTTGTTTGGAAAATGGGCCTGAAGTTAGAAATGTAcacaaacttcttcaaaaagtcattgTCAGATGTGCTTATTCCGCATACGCTTTCGATGAGTCCCAAGTACTTTTCCACTAACTGCGCACTTGGACACCTTTCTTTGTTGACCATGTCTGTAAAAAGGACTTTGCTTTCTTTTAGAAAACCAGAGTCCACGTAGAACTCTGTGGTCATCTGTACCACTGCAGGCGAAAAGTCGACAACGCAAAATGGCCTGTGGAATCTTGTAGATACCGAATCTATCAGTTTTAATATTGCTGACGTTGCCCTTGGGGTTAGCGGAATAGAGTTACGCCTCAGAGCCATTAGAACATGAGCTAAAAGGGTCTCTGCAGTTTTCAAGTCATCTATGTCCTTGTGCAAAAACTCTGTGATAGAATCCACTACGCTAGCAATACCTTGACTGGACTTGCAGTAATGTTGAAGAATGTATAAAAACACTTCTTCACTgaaaacagctttttcttgatcgGCGGCCAGCCTGTCAATCAAGCTTCCAATAGTTGAAGCACTCAAAATGCCAGCATCTTCTTTTTCGAACATTAACGCGAACTTTCGAAGCTCTGGGATCCGGCCCGAATCTATTCTGCTAGGTCTTATAACGTTATCAATTTCATGATTCTCAATTAACTTTAGTGGAGAACTTTTCCGCCTCATTTTCCTGAAGGGTTCTAACCAGTCGTTCAAACCTTGGGTGCTTTGAGGCTGCCACCTTGTGTTGACAAGGGCGGGCTCCAGCGTTTTTAGCTGTTTAATGACAGCGGGAACTATAGGTTGTCCGTCCAGCAACTCGGGCTTTATTTCTGAAGCACATAGTATTGCTCTTTCCATGATGTTGGGGCTATAGAATGGATGCATGCTATCTCCAATAGCGGGAGCCACCCGCTTGAACTTCCTGAAAGATCCATCGCGCGTGCGCTTGTTAGGGTTCTTCGGAATCACGGTTTCTGTTTTAAGTTCGCTTAGCGCTGAGTAGAGCCTTCTGGGCGAAAATATTCGTGACCCCATCTTTAGCGCCGGCGGAATTGGCAATGAGCGTTGTCAGTTCTCCACACCTACCATTAAAACCGATTAAGAttaccaaaatttttcagctgAGAAATACCAAATCACGTGAAATATTATCAGAGTAGCCAGTTTCTTGGCGCAAGTTTACACAGCCCTATGCACCAACTCCGGCTGGTCTGGCGCCACATGCTGCCACGCGGCTGATTCTTGGGTATCACTCACGCCTTCAGAAGCTGTTGGCTTTGAGGAGTTGCTATTCACGTTGCTGAAGCGTAGGGGAACCAACTCGACATTGTCTCTATTGCGCAGCTTCTCGTATTTTCTTAGCGAGACAGCCCTTCGAATGATGCACATCATGGAGGAAGCAACTGCGATAAACACAGTACTAACCAGAACGAGCCAACCAGGCCAAGCGAGGTACGGCACAAACAACAGAATATCAACCAGAAAACTTAGAAGCGATAAAAGAACAGTGAGCAGCGACCACAACACAGCTCCTGCAAGTATTTTGCGTGACTGACCAAAGTTATGCATGTTCAAAGCTAACGCCAGTGTCCACAAGACAAAAGTGAAAAATAGTGAGATAGGATGGACTATCAGTAATTTCGAAATTGAGCGTTTCGCTCGAGAAGGCAGAAATAAGCTGGCAACTTCGGTAGTTCCATTTAGTGGTAAAATTTCATACCCGATACGCGGCGACGTACATTCCGAGCTTTTTGCTGTGCACCATCCAAAAACGCCGAACTTGCGCCCATTGTACGTGGAAAGATAGATTCTATCAACCACAGGAATTGATATCGTTGgaaagatttgaaaaattaaCGCAAGCGTCAGGAGCACAAAGATTACCGACCTTGATTTAGAAGGCATCTATTGTCTCTCCTTATCATTTGGTGATAAACTAACGCCCGGGCCCTTCTCTAAGATGGTATCAACTTGCTGACTTTATCAGCTGCAGAAGACAGAGTTATACGTAGAGCTTCTCATGTAATATATTTGGTATCTCTCTGAACGAACTACTAAAATTTTAGATGTCGAAGAACCCGCTCAGCGACGAGATCGGCGATGAGATATCCGACAAGTGAGATCCCAAGGTTGTCGGAAGCTCACAAGTCTCGATAGCAGCTCACAAACATGTCGAAAGGAAAAAAGTTTAGAAAGATCGGAAAGACAAGCTTTCAGCCCCCAAAGAATGTTGTTTTCTCGGACAAAAGATCCTCTGCGGATGGTAGCAGCGACCATGAAGATGGTTTGACAAAAAGCGCGTCCAAACATGATTTGGCGCGGGAGGCTGCATCGCTCTTGAAAGTACGAGCCACTTTACCAGTGTACAAGCACAAAGATTCTATTATGTCACAtatcaacaaaaaccaGGTCACTATTCTCATTGGTGAAACAGGTTCCGGTAAGTCCACGCAAATTCCCCAATTTCTAATGGAGAACTTCCCAGAAAAGACAGACAAGCGAATCGCAGTAACCCAGCCTCGAAGGGTTGCTGCGATAAATTTAGCTTCTCGTGTTGCCCAGGAATACGGGTGCCGTCTTGGAGAACGAGTGGGCTATTCCGTTAGATTCGATAACAAGAGCAACGCTCGAACAAAGCTTAAGTACCTGACAGATGGTATGCTTCTGCGTGAAATCATGCTCGACAAGAATTTATCTGATTATTCGTGTGTTATAATTGACGAGGCTCACGAGCGTACCATTTTGACCGATCTAATCCTaggttttttgaaagagctgaTAAACAGTTCTCGCCAGGACTTGAAAGTTGTGGTGATGTCAGCAACGCTTCAAGCAGAAAAATTTAGTGAGTTCTTTGGAAGAGCGCCTATTCTGTTTGTAGAAGGGCGCAAATTTCCAGTACAAAGAAGTTATCTGAAGGCCCAATGCGATGATGTCGTGGACGCAATAATTAGGTGCTGCGTGCAATTAAATCAGAGTGAACAAATGGGCGATATATTGTGCTTCATGCCAGGCCAGGAGGAGATTGACAAAGCCGTGGCTATTCTAAGCAAAGTTGGTGAACACTTAGGGGCATCCGTGCCACGTCTTGTGGCTTTACCACTGTACGCAGCACTACCACCAGCCGAGCAGGCAAAAGTTTTTGCTCCCGTAAAAGGGTTCAAGCGAAAAGTTGTATTCTCAACAAACTTGGCGGAGACCTCTGTAACGATTTCGGGCGTGAAGTTCGTTGTAGATTCCGGCCTCCGCAAAGTTAAAGTGTGGAGGCACCAACTGGGGCTTGCCACATTATTGACTGTACCGATATCGAAAGCAAGCGCCTCGCAGAGAACAGGACGTGCTGGTAGAGAAAGTGCAGGAAAATGCTTCAGACTTTACAGGGAACAAGACTACCAAAAATTACCAAACCAGACAGAACCCGAAATCGCTCGGAGTGAAGTGACCTCGCCAATTCTCatgctcaaaaaggttgGCGTGAAAGATATTGTGAACTGGTCCTGGTTAGAGAATCCAGGCAAGCAAGCTATTCTTATGGCGCTTCAAGAGCTGTTCCAACTAGGTGCCCTTGATGACTCTGGCAAAATAACAAACAAAGGTCAAAAAATGGCTTTGTTGCCTTTAGCGCCGCATTTAAGTTCcgttttgttgaaggctCACGAAGACGGTTGTCTTCTGCCTGTCATCGACATAGTGTCCTGCTTAAGCGTTGAAAATCTGCTGATAAATCCTTCCCCAGAACAACGTGACGAAGTTAACGAGAAGCGCTTTTCCATAGCGACAAGAGGTTCAAAATATGGAGACCTTGTTATGCTGAAAGAGTTTTATGACGCATACATGTCTCTGAAGAGTGCTGCGGAAAAGGATGACTGGTGCAAAGAGCTGTGCGTTTCTAAAAGAGGTTTCAAGAATGTCGTCAAAATTCGAGCACAACTTTTGTCCTATATGGAGCgtctcttcaaagagaaattGAGCGATAATGAAGATGAATCTGATAGCTTCGACATAAAGGCTATTGTCaagtgcttcttggctggATTCGCAAAGAACACGGCAATAGGCATGCCTGATAGGTCTTTCAGGACTTCAACCACGGGGGAGACCATATCGGTACATCCTTCTTCGATGTTGTTCATGGACAGGTCTTGCCCTGCTATTCTTTACACTGAATATGTGTTTACCACGAAGGGGTACGCTAGGAACGTTAGTCGGCTAGAATTATCCTGGTTACAGGAGGTCGCTGGTATTTCTACAGTCAAGGTTAGTGCTAGGTGATTGATTTTATATTTCACTCCATCACTTCGGCAGTTAATTTATATTGTGGCACACGACTATTTACCGGCcagcagaaacaaagaTGTTTTCTCTAGACTACCGTGCCCGTCAGGTGTCATAATCTTAGTTTAACTATTGATTATGGAAACCCTTAGAGATCTTCAGTTGCAAAAAGGGGCCGGCCAAATATCTGGTGTAAGAAGCCGCTTGATTCCCTTGCAATAAAAAACCTAACATTTTCTcaagacgacgaggacgaatGAGAAGGGCATGACTTGCTTACCGGTCTCACGCTCCCTGAAAAGAGCATTTGCCGTTAGCAACACAATTTTCCCTATTTAGAATATCGGACCATTTCAACATTAAGGCCCGCCCGAAATTAGTTGAATTGAATCTCAATAGAATGAGCGGCACCCATTTAAGTAATTTACAAGAACCTAATTGCATAGACAGCCTTAGCTAATAAATTGAGAAACACTTCAATCTTACGCCAAGTCAAAAATTGGGCTCCACTACAACCTTAGCAGGGGTGAAGTTGCACAAGATTGAAAGCGAAACAGAGTTTTCgacttttttgacaaaTTTAGTTAGCGCGCTGAAGAACCTTGGATATAGTGACTTGattccttcaaaaaatggaaTCCTGAGAAAGGCAGCCTTTGAGGGATAGGCGGCTATAACAGCCTTAATTGACGAACCTGCACCGCATGAATTTCGGCCTAGTATTCCATGCATAGAGACAACATTCGCGCTTTTTATTGCACTGGCGCCACAAGTCGAACTTGGGAACTGCGAAAGTGACGTTTTAGAAAAATGGGAAAGCCTGTCATTTCAAAGCTTCCCAAATATGCCAAGTATCCTTGCTAGGGTCAGCGAATTTTCATACATGGCAGAGGAAGTTggctgaagaaacaaatctCAGGATATTTGTAACTATATCCGAAATAGTATTCCTGAGGACTTTCCAGATGTTGTGTCCATCGTTGATGATACAAGTCCGAACGTCAGTCAGGTAACTGACCGGTTAATGAGGTACGCATTTTATGAAGAGCATGCACCGCAACTGCGCTCTTCTCGAACCACAATAGTTTCCAATGAA contains:
- the YAP1802 gene encoding Yap1802p (weakly similar to uniprot|P53309 Saccharomyces cerevisiae YGR241C), with the translated sequence MTTYVKLVKGATKIKMAPPKAKYVDPILLGTADPHEFREIMNALDARVQDTAWTIVYKSLIVVHLMIREGEPLVTIKYLSKNQDFFSLKDIFHSKLSSGDLQALRRYRDYLRTRCVEYANTGKDYVRENNSSLTTSAASDPKLSLSHVESLEAQISALIKNRYSQYDLGNDLLLTAFRLLVQDLLVLYNSLNEGIITLLESFFELTHQDAERTLKLYKRFVELTESVVKYLKTGKAVGLKIPVIKHITTKLIRSLEEHLKDDNNNHGQNFSSSDSKTPAQRELEQIREQKRQLEEQMKTQQQMIISPTIPQQQTGYNPFAEGFSFEQPAAAQPIATQPTSNPFMAQAQVPQHTAQPLQYQQTQQAVQPLQYQQTQQTVQPLQYQQTQQTPAVGQLQQVSTTGQFQQTPMAGQFQAAQHMAQQAPQQVPQQMSQQMPQADQYQQAQMQQQTQVPQQTPQAFQYQHTQGPQQASPGEHFQPFQSLNPQTAQPSPQLQSASTGFFSSNTQVTPSFTGAGFGGYYSPDTGAGAASGPGPAPAPVQTAMPTGSNNPFSMENIARSKDERERVNPFSQTNQSPALNSSAAANPFDKPMQNHHTFGGLENMPTVSVFPQTRSQTTQLQQAQIQPQHTQLQFQQPQQAYGHPQQSSLNPYTQAQQNLQQQQQQQQQYGNLQYSRPGEGPNLIDI
- the PFK1 gene encoding 6-phosphofructokinase subunit alpha (highly similar to uniprot|P16861 Saccharomyces cerevisiae YGR240C PFK1 Alpha subunit of heterooctameric phosphofructokinase involved in glycolysis indispensable for anaerobic growth activated by fructose-2 6-bisphosphate and AMP mutation inhibits glucose induction of cell cycle-related genes), which gives rise to MTQETVYGVAFRSVATADESAYRSAIKFYHKLGFSTVKTYDKFRGNKEAATSGTAQGSVKETWLESFKLSEVDSNGFRIPQQEATNHEQSDGALLKIRLVAHQPLEAKNSRVTYYSASIDEVSKAFPDAKKLENGEYALNDPLGYELRLSGYVRAGDKKTVDKEFFLDESKTPADYLKGQNLSPNQIPGATSTGIKKKIAVMTSGGDSPGMNSAVRAVVRAGIYYGCDVFAVYEGYEGLLKGGDLLKKMEWKDVRGWLSEGGTLIGTARCMEFRERWGRKQAAGNLISEGIDALVVCGGDGSLTGADLFRSEWPSLVEELVKDGKFTEKQVEPYRNLKIVGLVGSIDNDMSGTDSTIGAYSALERICEMVDYIDATAKSHSRAFVVEVMGRHCGWLALMAGIATGADYIFVPERAAPAGKWQEELKKVCQAHREKGRRNNTVIVAEGALDNNLKPITSEQVKDALVELGLDTKITTLGHVQRGGTAVAHDRWLATLQGVDAVKAVLEMTPETPSPLIGILENKIIRMPLMESVKLTKSVAEAIENKDFDKAISLRDTEFIELYENFISTTVKDDGSERLPEDQRLNIAIVHVGAPSAALNAATRAATLYCLSRGHKPSAILNGFSGLIQTGEIKELSWIDVENWHNLGGSEIGTNRSVASEDMGSIAYHFQKNKFDGVIILGGFEGFKSLKELRDARAQYPIFNIPMVLIPSTVSNNVPGTEYSLGVDTCLNTLVNYTDAIKQSASATRRRVFVVEVQGGHSGYIASFTGLVTGAVSVYTPEDQIDLKSIREDLALLKENFRHDQGETRNGKLVIRNEQASSIYTTDLLADIIAEASSGKFGVRTAIPGHVQQGGVPSSKDRVTGSRYAVKCVKFIEAWNRKNSDEQNEDFKILRFKYVNGVKEYTIQDEDASAAIIAVNGSHISFKPIARLWEEETNVELRKGQEVHWEEFNKIGDILSGRLNLRKEVDAGKSA